The following proteins are co-located in the Fluviicola sp. genome:
- a CDS encoding tetratricopeptide repeat protein, with protein MAGTTSFNDIKRQFKDNKRLRLITYAVVGLIVVILGYILYRQFVYAPNNLKANEGYYRGLNLAAKDSVDAAIAELEPFVKKNDGYQGGEVAEFTLARQYMAKGDFQKALKLLEGVKLKDTYGPAMALGLQGDCYSELGKYKDAMDMYIDAAEANENEWTTPTYLFKAGQVAEEIKDFEKAKELYERINKDYYMFGQQKSIDKYIARVSN; from the coding sequence ATGGCAGGAACTACCAGTTTTAATGATATTAAACGTCAATTCAAAGACAACAAAAGACTTCGTTTGATCACTTACGCAGTGGTTGGATTAATCGTTGTAATCCTTGGATACATTCTTTACAGACAATTTGTTTACGCTCCGAACAACCTAAAGGCAAACGAAGGTTACTACCGCGGGTTGAATCTGGCAGCGAAAGACTCAGTAGATGCAGCAATTGCAGAATTGGAACCGTTCGTTAAGAAAAATGACGGATATCAGGGTGGTGAAGTAGCTGAGTTTACATTGGCTCGTCAGTACATGGCTAAAGGAGATTTCCAGAAAGCATTGAAATTGCTGGAAGGTGTTAAACTGAAAGATACTTATGGTCCGGCAATGGCACTTGGTTTACAGGGAGATTGCTACAGCGAATTGGGTAAATACAAGGATGCAATGGATATGTATATTGATGCTGCTGAAGCTAATGAGAATGAGTGGACAACACCAACTTATTTGTTCAAAGCAGGTCAGGTTGCAGAAGAAATCAAGGATTTCGAGAAAGCAAAAGAACTTTACGAAAGAATTAACAAGGATTATTACATGTTCGGTCAACAAAAATCGATTGACAAATACATTGCAAGAGTATCCAATTAA
- the ribH gene encoding 6,7-dimethyl-8-ribityllumazine synthase: protein MATSLKNLSAFDKDTIPNGADFSIGIVVSEWNGHITSKLLEGAMETLLNAGVNQSNIHVKQVPGAFELPLGAQWLAQNEQIDGVIAIGVVIQGETRHFDFVCSGTTQGIVDVTLKYNKPVGFCLLTDNTEQQSIDRAGGKHGNKGVEAAVTVLRMIELKREL from the coding sequence GTGGCTACAAGTTTAAAAAACTTATCAGCGTTCGATAAAGATACAATTCCAAACGGTGCCGATTTTTCAATCGGCATTGTTGTTTCTGAATGGAACGGTCATATTACTTCCAAACTCCTGGAGGGAGCAATGGAAACACTTCTGAACGCAGGAGTAAACCAATCAAACATTCATGTGAAGCAGGTTCCGGGGGCATTTGAATTGCCTTTGGGAGCTCAGTGGCTGGCGCAGAACGAACAAATCGACGGAGTGATTGCTATCGGTGTGGTCATCCAGGGAGAAACCAGGCATTTTGACTTTGTTTGTTCCGGAACAACACAGGGTATTGTAGATGTTACCTTAAAGTACAACAAACCGGTAGGATTTTGTTTGCTGACAGACAATACGGAACAGCAATCCATTGACCGTGCAGGAGGAAAACACGGAAATAAAGGTGTGGAAGCTGCAGTGACGGTACTGCGAATGATCGAACTTAAAAGAGAATTATGA
- the glmM gene encoding phosphoglucosamine mutase, producing the protein MTLIKSISGIRGTIGGSPGDNLTPIDAVQFAAAYGTWLRSVSGTGTLKVVVGRDARLSGEMISTLVIQTLSGLGIEVIDLGLSTTPTVEMAVPYHQANGGIILTASHNPKQWNALKLLNSKGEFISGAEGELLLQIAAEGSFVFAEVDDLGKVTPDTEAIDRHIEAICQLPDVDIPAIKNANFKVVVDAVNSTGGISVPQLLRRIGVTDIVEMYCDPTGHFPHNPEPLKEHLVELSARVVSEGAHLGITVDPDVDRLALVNEDGSMFGEEYTLVAVSEYILSKRKGATVSNLSSTRALRDITEEVGCNYHASAVGEVNVVVKMKETNAVIGGEGNGGIIYPDLHYGRDSLVGIALFLSHLAHKKMSMTALRASYPNYEMAKKKIDLTPGIDVDAILVKMADNYKNEEVDTVDGVKIYIGKEWVHLRKSNTEPIIRVYTESKDAQAASDLADRIIGEIKALI; encoded by the coding sequence ATGACATTAATCAAATCTATTTCAGGAATCAGAGGAACCATCGGTGGTTCTCCGGGAGATAATTTAACTCCGATCGATGCAGTTCAGTTTGCAGCTGCTTACGGAACCTGGCTTCGGTCCGTTTCAGGTACCGGAACATTGAAAGTAGTAGTGGGGAGAGATGCGCGCCTTTCCGGTGAAATGATTTCCACACTGGTTATTCAAACCCTTTCTGGACTCGGGATTGAAGTGATCGATTTGGGATTATCCACCACTCCGACAGTTGAAATGGCGGTTCCTTATCACCAGGCAAACGGGGGAATTATTCTGACAGCTTCACACAATCCGAAACAATGGAATGCCCTGAAGCTATTGAACAGCAAAGGAGAATTTATTTCCGGTGCGGAAGGGGAATTGTTGCTGCAAATCGCTGCTGAAGGAAGCTTCGTTTTCGCGGAAGTGGATGATTTGGGGAAAGTAACGCCCGATACTGAAGCAATTGACAGACATATTGAAGCCATTTGCCAGCTTCCGGATGTGGATATTCCGGCAATTAAAAATGCGAACTTCAAAGTGGTTGTGGATGCCGTGAACTCTACCGGAGGAATTTCTGTTCCGCAATTGCTGCGCAGGATAGGAGTCACCGATATCGTTGAAATGTATTGCGATCCGACAGGACATTTCCCGCATAATCCGGAGCCTTTGAAGGAACACCTGGTAGAATTGTCTGCACGCGTGGTTTCGGAAGGCGCTCATTTGGGAATTACCGTAGATCCGGATGTGGACCGTTTGGCTTTGGTAAACGAGGACGGATCGATGTTCGGGGAAGAATATACACTGGTTGCCGTTTCGGAATACATCCTTTCGAAAAGAAAAGGCGCAACGGTTTCCAATTTGAGTTCTACCAGAGCTTTGAGAGATATTACAGAAGAAGTAGGATGTAATTACCATGCTTCTGCAGTGGGAGAGGTGAATGTGGTAGTGAAAATGAAAGAAACCAACGCAGTAATCGGAGGCGAAGGAAATGGCGGGATCATTTACCCGGACTTACATTATGGAAGAGACTCTTTGGTTGGAATAGCCTTGTTCTTATCGCATTTGGCGCATAAAAAAATGAGTATGACGGCGCTTCGTGCTTCTTACCCGAATTACGAAATGGCGAAGAAGAAAATCGATTTGACCCCGGGAATTGACGTGGATGCAATCCTTGTGAAAATGGCCGACAACTATAAAAACGAAGAAGTGGATACCGTAGATGGTGTGAAAATCTATATCGGGAAAGAATGGGTACACCTGCGTAAAAGCAATACGGAACCGATTATTCGTGTTTATACGGAAAGTAAAGATGCGCAGGCCGCTTCGGATCTGGCAGACCGCATTATCGGAGAGATAAAAGCACTGATTTGA
- a CDS encoding DUF4465 domain-containing protein, which translates to MKKMLLAVSVFCIQYTQAQTVVTFDDLTLAPNTHWDGSDSTGGFTSGGVYFENSYSGYWSGGFIYSSSTDVTTAGYTNDFSAFTGTGGNGSQNYAVNYGNSSIDFGSEKVLSSIQLTNTTYAAISMRDGDAFGKVFGSPNNAQGNPDGTNGEDWFRLLIIGKDAQSNTTDTVVFYLADYRFATNAQDYIVNTWQTVDLTSLGEVQFLEFELESSDVGSWGINTPAYFALDNITYGTASLNKLSLASQEVYPNPSTGKFTVKSANGQINVYALSGELILSQQTNGIQEIDLSAVQAGTYLIETSTSEGIARTRISKI; encoded by the coding sequence ATGAAAAAAATGTTACTTGCAGTTAGTGTATTCTGCATCCAATACACACAAGCCCAAACGGTTGTTACGTTCGACGACTTAACACTTGCTCCCAACACACATTGGGACGGTTCAGATTCTACAGGAGGATTTACTTCCGGTGGAGTTTATTTTGAAAACAGCTATTCCGGCTACTGGTCCGGAGGATTTATCTACTCCAGTTCCACAGATGTCACTACTGCCGGATACACCAACGACTTTTCCGCTTTTACCGGAACAGGAGGAAACGGAAGCCAGAATTATGCTGTCAACTACGGGAACTCATCCATCGATTTCGGATCTGAAAAAGTATTGAGCAGCATTCAGTTGACAAATACCACATACGCTGCTATTTCCATGCGCGACGGTGATGCTTTCGGGAAAGTATTCGGTTCACCGAATAATGCTCAGGGAAATCCTGACGGAACAAACGGTGAGGACTGGTTCCGTTTATTGATCATCGGGAAAGATGCTCAAAGCAACACAACGGATACGGTTGTTTTCTACCTGGCAGATTACCGTTTTGCAACTAATGCACAAGATTATATTGTAAATACCTGGCAAACTGTTGACCTGACTTCACTGGGAGAAGTTCAGTTCCTGGAATTCGAACTGGAATCTTCCGATGTAGGTTCCTGGGGAATCAATACTCCGGCTTATTTTGCCTTGGATAATATCACATACGGAACCGCTTCCCTGAACAAATTAAGCCTTGCGAGCCAGGAAGTTTATCCGAACCCTTCTACGGGAAAATTCACGGTTAAATCTGCCAACGGACAAATCAATGTTTACGCTTTGTCGGGAGAATTGATCTTATCCCAACAAACAAACGGAATCCAGGAAATTGATTTAAGCGCGGTCCAGGCCGGAACGTACCTGATTGAAACAAGCACTTCCGAAGGAATTGCACGAACTCGCATCAGCAAGATCTAA